The stretch of DNA AAAGATGTCACGGGTTACGCGCGCCTCAAAGGCCAAAGGATGGCGCTGACGGTGCTTAGTACGGCGGTCGTCAACCCGGTCGGCGATCACGCAACGGTGTTCATCGTTGACGGCGATGGCCGCGCCAAAATCCGCGAGGTCCACACCGGATTGACCGTCGGCAACGCCACCGAAATCCTCTCAGGGCTCGACGAGAACGAGCAGGTGGTAGTCGTCGGCCAATTCGGCCTCCATGATAACGACCGCGTCCGCGTCAATCAGAGCGCGCCGTGGAACAAGTCGTGAGAGGGAGCCTGCGTCGAGTCGTGAACATGAAATCGTCTCACCTGCTGGCGTTGATTCTGATGGTGGGCTTTGCCGGTCATGCACTCGCGGCGTGGCCGGCGCAATTGAGCCTGCACGAGTGTATCGATGAGGCGCTCGACAAGAGCCCGGACCTGGCTTCCAGCCGCCACATGATCGAAGCGGCGCGCGCGGATATTACCAAGAAGCGCGGCACCCTGATGCCCTATCTGGCCGCGCAAGCCAGCGCCTACGTCGTCAATGGTCAGCCGGTAAACGAGTTTTCAGTGCTCAATCTCTTCAACGCCGCAACCGGAGTCACGACGCACAATCACGCCAATTGGGATCCGCTCTCGATCCAGGAATTTCTGCTTACTTATCCCCTCTTCTACGAGGGCAGCCTGATGGGACTGAATGACCCGCCGGCGGTAGCGTCGTCACGGGCGACCATGACGGAGCAGCAGGCGGTGGCGCTGGTCAATGAGCAAAAGGTGATTTTCAACGTGGTTTCGGCCTACGTTAATGTGGCGTCGTTCGAGGATCAGCTCGCGCTGCAGGAGCAGATCGTCGCCGGCTACCAGAGGCAGTTCGACATTGTCGAGACGCAGCGGCAACTCGGCTTAAAGCTGCCGAAAGATGTCGAGATCGCACGCGGGCAGTTGCAATCGGCGACGGATGCGGCCGAGTCGCTCCGTCAAAGCGCGCTGTCGTATAAAATCCAGTTGGCTGAGCTGATGGGCCGGGGCGCCGATCGGACGCTCGAAATTGAGCCCACCCCTCCGCCGATGCCGCAACTGGCGCCGCTCGACGAGTTTTTGGCCCAGGTGATGCCCAATAATCCGTCGCTGATGGTGGACGAAGCCAAGATCGAGGTTGCTCGCCAACAGGTTCGGGTGGACAAGGTGGCTCAGTGGCCGATCGCCAACCTGAATACCAATTTCGCCACCGGCCAGGACCTCGAGCACTTCAACGGCAGCTCGCGCTTTCCGCGCCCGGTGCTCTACGAATCTTACATAACGATCACGATGCCGCTGTGGGATTTTGGCCAGCGTCGCGCTGCTGAGCACGAATCCGACGAGAACCTCGCCGTCTCCAAAGAGACGTTAAAAGCTACGGCCGAAACCCTGCGGACGTCCATCACCCAGGTCTACGGACAAATCAGCGCCTACGAACGCACCACGGCCGCACTGGAAGCGAGTTATCTGGAGCTCGAACGGGAAAGTGATCTGACGCGGGCGCAGCGCCAGGCCGGGGTTGCCGACGAGCTTTCTCTGGTAGCGGCAAAACTCGCCGAGGACAACGCCAAATTGGCGGTAATCAGCGAGCAACTCGAGGAACAACTGCAGTATGCGTCGCTGCAGAATCTGGCCGGCGGCAACTGGTCCTGGGTCGAATAGTGCGGCGACTACAAAGCGCCGCCCTGCGACGATGAAAAAAGTGCGGCCGTGAAGCAATCCCATCTGATCGCCAAGAATATTCTGGCGAGCGGTGGCGCCACGGCAGTCGCGGGCCTGCTCCAGCTCGCCATCATCATTATCGTAGCGCGCAACGTTTCGGTCGCCGATTTCGGCGCCTACTCGTTCATGCTCGCCTTTTGCTTTGTGATTTTCCGGATCGCTGACGGCGGCCTGAGCATCATCCTCACGCGCGACCTTGCTATCGAACCGGCAAAGATCCAGGAGGTCTTGGGCGCGACCCTCGGACTCGCCTGGGTGATGAGCTTCGGGGCAACGCTGCTGATGGCCGCGGTCATCCCGTTTTTTCACTTCAGCCGCGAGCTCTCGATACTGGTCGCTCTGATGGGCGTCGAGGGGCTGGGGCAGTTTATCTGCGGATGCTGGGGCGCGGTGATGCGCTCGCAGGAGGATTACGAGAATAACGCCCTGGGCTTCGTCATGCACAAGATGGTGGCGCTGGCGGTGGTGAGCGCGGCGATGATGCTGCATTACGGGCTACCGGGCGTGGTGGCCGGGCACCTGACGGGATCGCTGGTGCAATGGTGGTTTTATCGGTGGAAGGTGACCCGCGATTACGGCCGCCCGCGGATGCGCCTTGATTTTGCGGCGTGGAAATATCTGATTCGCGAGTCGATTCCGGTCGGCGCCGCCAACGCGGTGCGGATCTTCGCCGATCAAGCCGACATCATCGTCCTCACGCTGCTGGCTGGGGCGACCGCGGTCGGGCTGTTCAGCGGACCTTTCAAAATCGCGACCGGTTTGCGCTTTCTGCCACAGGCGCTGGTTTTGCCCCTGATTCCCTTGTACTCGCGCTCAGCGGTGGGCGCCGGCGAGCGCCCAGCATTTCGCGAGGCCTACGAACGCAGTGTCAAAACCTTCGCGCTGATGGGCTTTCCGTTCGCGGTACTGTTTGCGCTCTGCCCGGGGGTCCTTACGGTCGGACTGCTGGGTGCGAGCTATCGCGCCGCCGCCCCGGCGATGCGCCTGCTGAGCGTCGGCCTCTGGCTGGCCTTCCTGACCACGCCGTTTCCGTTTCTGCTGACCGCACTCGGCCGCCAGCGTTTCCTGTTTGTCACTTCGACGGCCGCGCTGGTCGTGCGTGTCGCGCTGGACTTGATTCTGGTGCGGTACTTCAACTTTCTGGGGCCGTGTATCGCACTGATGGTTTCCGAGTCGCTGGTGCTGGCGGCGTGGATCGGCGGCGTCTGGGAAGCCGGCTTTGCGCTGAATTCGGTCGCAATTATCTGGCCCCCGTGCGTCGCCAGCGTGGCGATGGGCGCATTCTTATATTTGCTCCATCCGCAGTCGTTGTTAGCGCTGGCGCCGCTGGCGCTGGCGGGCGGTACAATCTATATGTTCATTGTGATCAGGCTGGGCGGCGTTTCCCCCACCGAGATGGGGCTGCTGCGCGAGAGCGCCGACTTCATCCGGCCGTGGCTGGCGCAGCGCCTCGGCCAGCTTCGCGGCAAAGCGTTATAATTCGGCGCTTTATGTAGCGAGAAACAGGCGGGCGACGTTGGTGGTGATTATCGCGGCGAGCGCCGCGGAATCAACGCCGCGTAAACCGGCCAAAACTTCGAGCGTGCGCATGACAAAGGCCGGCTCGTTACGTTTCCCGCGATACGGCTCGGGCGCGAGATAGGGCGCGTCAGTCTCGATCATAATCCTGTCGTCGGGCACGACCGTCGCCGCGATGCGACTCGTGGCGGCGTTGCGAAAAGTCACGATGCCCGAGAACGAGATATGGAAGCCGAGCGCGAGGAAACGGCGGGCCGCCTCCGTGTCGCCGGTGAAGCAATGAATCACGCCGCCGCGCGGCGGTATCCCGACCTCTTCGACGATTTCGCGGACGCGTGTTTCGGCGTCGCGGCAATGGATCACGATGGGCTGGCCGAGCTCGGCGGCCAGCTCGAGATGACGCCGCAGCGCCGCTTCCTGCGCCTCGTGCGGCGAGTGCAGGTAATGGAAATCGAGGCCGCTTTCACCGATCGCGACGACGCGCCGGGAGCGTGCCAGATCGCGCAGCTCGTCGAGTCGCGCCGCGTCGCAATCCTTGGCGTCGTGCGGGTGGACGCCGATTACCGCATAAACGCTGTCGTTGCGCTCGGCGATTTCGACGGTGCGGCGATCGGTCTCGATTGTGCCGATCGCGCCCACTGAGATAATCGTCTCGACGCCCGCCGCGCGCGCGCGGGCGATTACGGCTTCGACGTCTTCGCGCAGACGCGGGTCGGCGAGATGGCAGTGGCTATCGGGGACGGAAAAAATCAAGCTTTGGCTTTCTCGATACGCGGGAAAAGCGCGACCGGCGGATTGACCTTATGGCCGAGCTTCAAGCCTTCGCCATAGGGCTTGCGCGCAGTCTCCTCATCGACGTTGAGCATCGCGAAGATTTTTTGTGCGGTCACCGGCATGAAGGGTTCGAGGGTGTTCGCGAGAACACGCACCGCTTCTGTCAGATTTGCGAGGATCACTTGAACGCGTGCTGGATCTGTTTTGAATAGTGTGAATGGCACCGTCATCGCAACGTACTTATTGGCAAAATCGAGCATCTTCCATATTTCCTCAAGTGCACGGTTGAAGCTTAGCTGATCGACTAGTTTTCCGACCGTGGCGGGCTGGTCTGTGAAAACACCGCAAAGATGAAGGTCGATGTATCCCGGAGGTCCTATATCTATCGGTGGAGTCTGATGGAGCGATGTCAGTGTCGACATAATAGCCGGATTTGCCGGAGTGGGGCCAAGAGGGTCACCGAACTTGGGTCTCGCTTTTACGTCCAAGCTGGCCAAGAGAGAAGGATCTGTTGGCAAACTCTTGATCTCGCTGCTGAAATAATTCCGCGCCATCGTCAGGACACGACTCACGAGATTGCCGAGGTTGTTGGCGAGGTCAGCGTTGTAACGCTCGGTCAGCCGCTCCTCGGAAAAATCGCCGTCGAGACCGTAGGCCATCTCGCGCATCACGAAGTAGCGCAGCACGTCGGGGCCGAAGGATTGTTCATAGGCGACCGGATCGCGCACGTTGCCGGAACTTTTCGACATGCGCGAGCCGCCAAAGTTGAGCCAGCCGTGGACGTTGAGATGCTTGAAAAAAAGCCCGTCGAAGCCCGCCGCCAGCACCATCGGTGGCCAGTAAACCGCATGGGTCTTGAGGATGTCCTTGCCAATGAAGTGTTCGGTATGGGGAAAGACCTCGCGCATGTAGCGGTCGATATCGCCCGAGTCGGTGGCCGGTTTGCTGACGTAGGTCCAGAAGGCGTCGTACCAGACGTAGGTCACATAGCGATCGTCGAAGGGAATTTCGATGCCCCAGTCCATCCGCGTTTTAGGCCGCGAGATGCAGAGATCGGCGAGTGGTTCGGCGAGCATGTTGAGCGCCTCATTGCGGTAGCGCTCGGGCCGGATAAAATCGGGATGATCGTGGATATGGCGGAGCACGGCCTCGCGATACTTGTCGATCTTGAGAAAATAGTTGCCCTCGTTGATCAGCTCGACCTTTTTGTTATGTACGGGACAAATACTATCGGGCAATAATTCCTTCTCGGTATAGAAGCGCTCGCAATCGACGCAGTAGAGCCCAGCGTAATCGCGGAAGTAGATATCGCCGCGCGCATAGGTCCGGGTCAGCATCGCCTGGACGAATTTTTCATGCACCGGATCGGTCGTGCGCACCCAGTAATCGAAGCTGACGTTGAGACCGGCGAAGGCGGCGCGGAACAGCTCGCTCATCTGATCGGTATAGACCTTGGGCGCGAGTCCCTGGGCGAGCGCGGCGCGGCGAATCTTGTCGCCGTGCTCGTCGGTGCCGCTGAGAAAGGTCACCTGCTCGCGGCCGACCCGCCGCCGTTGGTAGCGGGCGAAAACGTCGGCGGCGAGCGCTTCGTAGGCGCTGCCGACGTGCGGCGCGCCGTTGCAATAGAAGATTGCGGTCGTGATATGGACGCGCTGAGGCATAGGTAATCGGCGCTGCTTTAGGAGGCGGGCGGCGCTTCTTTCGGACGGCGCGCGTCGACGAGGTCTTCGAGCGTCGCCTCGACGAAACTGCCGTCGCTCTCGAGCTGGATCATGACGGTCTGCTTGAGGATATTCTGGCGCGTAACTTTGCCGTCGCCTTTTACCGATTCGACGCGCTTGCCGAGATTCGGCAGGGCGCGCTTGAGTTCGACATACGTCGCATATTCGTATTTCAGGCAGCACTTGAGCCGGCCGCACATCCCGGCGAGCCGCGAGGGGTTGAGCGCCAGACCCTGATCGCGCGCCATCTTGACCGTCACGGTGTCGAAGTCGCGCAGGAAGGATGAGCAGCAGAGCTCGCGGCCGCACGGCCCGAGACCGCCGGTGACTTTGGTCTCGTCGCGCGCGCCGATCTGCTTCATCTCGACGCGCACGCGCAGCGTGTTGGCGAGGTCGCGGACGAGATCGCGGAAGTCGATCCGATTTTCGGCGACGAAGTAGAAGAGCGCCTTGCGCCCGTCCAGCGTGTAGTCCGCCTTAACCAGCTTCATCTCGAGGCGGCGTTCCCGGATACGGGTGACGCATAGACGCTCGGCCTCCGCTTCGTGCGCGAGCTTGTCCTCCTCGACGCGATAATCCCGATCGTTGGCGATCCGCGTAACGCTTCTAAGCGAGCGGAGATCGAGTGTGCGGGCGGGCTCATGCGGAGCGAGCTCAACGGTTCCCAGACGCGCGCCGTTTTCGGTGTCGACCAGCACGCGATCCCCGCGCCGGAGCGCAAAAGCCGGCGCCAGGTAATTGTAGAGATGACCGGTGGGTTGCAGGCTGACCGCGACGATTTTGGGCGAATTATCTGGGGTCTCGAAGGGATCGATGTCAGCAGCCACTATTCACCTCTGAGGGCGGCGCTCGCCGCCATCCACCATTGCTCGGCCTGGAGGCGTGAATTGGCCATCGCTTCGATCGCGGCGCGCGCTGCCAGCGCGCGCGCGGCGAGTCCCGCGATCGTGGAAACTTCGAGTTGGAGAGCGAGTTGCGCCATCATCTTCGCGGTGGTTGGGGCTGACGCCTCCGGCACCGTCCCGAGCAGTTTGCACGATAGCACCTCGGCGAGCAGGCGCGCGATCAGCTCGAAGTTGTCGGCAGCCTGCTCGCGTCCGCCGAAGAATTCCTGGGCGAGCGCCTGGACGCCGTCGAAGCCGAGCGCGCGGGCGCGGCTGAGCGCCGCCAGCAAATCCTCGGCCGGCGGCGACTCGCCCTCGGCGAGTTCGAACGCGCGGCTGACGCTGCCGCGCGCGAGACGGGAGATCGCGTTTGCGCGATCGGCATCGAGCCCGCCGCGCGCAACCAGGATCGCCGCCACTTCCGCGGTCTCGAGCGGCGCAAAACGGATCGGCCGCGTGCGCGACCGGATCGTGTCGAGCAGCGCCCGTTCGCTGTCGCTGACCAGAAAGATCAGGGTCGCCCCGGGCGGCTCTTCAAGCGTCTTGAGCAGCGCATTCTGCGCGGGCAGGTTCAGGGTCTCGGCGTCGTCGATGATCGCGACGCGGCGCGGACCGCGCGCCGGCCGCACGCCCAGATGATCGATGAGGCCGCGTACCTGCTCGATGAGGACGTCTGAACGATTCGCGGCGCGGGCGATGTAGGCATAGTCCGGATGTACGCCAGTCGCGATCTGGACGCAGGCTTCGCAGCAAGCGCATCTGAGGGCGGGAGTGGCGGCGCTGCGTCCGCGACCGGCCCCCTGCGGCTCGCGCACCGGACAACTCACGACAGTGCAGCAAAAGCCCGGTCCTGGCGCACGTTCGCACAGGATACTGTGCGCGAAGCCCTGTGCGATCAAAGCCTTGCCGACGCCGTGCGGCCCGGCGAGGAGGTAGGCATGGGAGGGCCGTCGTTCGAGCTCGCGCGCGAGGCCGGCCACGAGTTCGCGATTTCCCGCGAGGGCGGCGAAACTCATGACGGCTCCAAACGCAGCGTCACCGCGCGCAGAATCGCCGCGCTGACGGCGTCGGCGGACAGCGTCGCGTCGATCACCGTGACGCGCGCCGGCTCTGCGTGCGCGATCGCGAGAAAGCCCTCGCGCACCCGCCGATGGAATTCCAACTGCTCGCCTTCGAAGCGATCGGGCTTGATGCCGGCCGTTTGGCGAGCGGACGCGGCGCCGCCGGTTTGGCGCGCGCGCGTGCGGGCGAGTCCGAGCTCGACCGGACAATCGAGCACAAAAGTCAGGTCCGGCGCCGTCGCGTTACTGGCAAGGCGGTTGAGCTCGTCGAGCAATCGCCGATCGAAGCCGCGGCCATAGCCCTGATAGGCGACGGTCGAATCGGAGTAGCGATCCGAGATCACGATTGTGCCCGCGGCCAGCGCGGGCTCAAGTTTTTCGCGCACGTGCTGCGCGCGATCCGCCAGTACCAGCAGGAGTTCGGCGGCAGGTTCGAGCGCGACCGCGGGGTCGAGGAAGATCGTCCGAATCACGACGCCGGCGCGCGTGCCGCCGGGCTCGCGGGTCGTCGCGGGAGCATAGCCCAGGGCCCGCAGGCGGTCGGCGAGGATCGCCGCCTGCGTGGTCTTGCCCGAGCCTTCGACCCCTTCGAGCGTGATGAAGAGTCCGCGCGCCATCAGCTCGCAAGATACCAGCGCGTGAGCGGTGTCTGAAACAGGGCGTAGACCGCGGCGGCGAGAGCGAGAAACGGACCGAACGGGATCGGTCGTTGGAGCACTGAGGTCTCATCTGTGGGCGAATCAGCGCTGCGCGCGGCTGTGACCTCCGCGATCGCCTCGGACAGCGGCTCCTCCGGCAACGTCCATCCATTTATGGCGATGGCCAGCCCGCCGATCGAGCCGAAAAGCGAGCCGAAAAAGAGCGTGAAAAATGCGCCGGGCCAGCCGAGAAATGCGCCGGCGATCGCAACTACGTAAAAGTCGCCCACTCCTACGCCTTCTTTTCGACGAATCAGCCAGTAGCCGAAGCGCGTCACAAACAAAAAGGTGATGCCTCCGATAATGCCGATGAGCGAGCTTCGCCAGCCGACTTCGGGCATCAGCAACCATGCGGCGACGAAGCCGAGCGGAACCATCGTGAGGGCGGCGCCGTCGTAGATCACGCCCCAGTCAAAGTCGATCATGCCGATCACCAGGAGACTGGCGCAGAGGACAAAGCGCGAGAGTGCGTCGGCGGGAGGAAATTGCAAGTATAAGTAGATCGCCGCCGAGGCGAGCGCGGCCTCGATAAGAAAGTAGCGGAAGCCGATCTCGCCACCGCATCGTGGGCAACGGCCTCGCAGCACGATGTATGAGATGAGCGGGAGATTGGCCCAGAGCGCGAGCGGCTCGCGGCATCGCGCACAGAACGAGCGCGGCGCGACGATCGAAAGCTCGCGCGGGAGCCGATAAGCAACGACGCCGGCGAAACTGCCGACGCAGGCGCCGAGCGCGAACACAAGTATAGCTCCCGGCACGCCAAGTAAGCCCCCCTCGCCCATTATTTTGAGCTTACATACGCGTCAGAGGCGGCGCTATCGCGGCCCTACTTTTGGCACTTAGGGCAGAAAAAGCTCGAGCGTTGACCGACGACGACGGCACGAATGGCCGCACCGCACGCCCCGCATGGCTGACCTTCACGATCGTAAACCTGCAGGCGCTTTGCGTAGCGGCCGGGTTGCCCGCGCGAGTCGCGGTAGCTGCGAAAGGTCGTGCCGCCGCCGCCAATCGCTTCGCGCAAGACCTGGCGCGTGATCGTCGCGATCCGCGCCAACTCGGCGCGGGTGACTTTGCCGGCGCGGCGCGTCGGCCGGACGCGGGCGCGAAAGAGAATCTCGGAGGCGTAGATATTGCCGACGCCGGCGACGGTCCGCTGATCCATCAGGAGGTTTTTGATCGCGGTGGCGCGTCCGCGCGTGACTTTCCACAGGTATGCGGCGTCGAACTCGCGCGCGAAGGGCTCAGGGCCGATCGCCGCGAGCTCCGCGATCGCGGCGAGCTCGGCGCGGGCGATCAATTTCATCAGGCCGAAGCGCCGCGGATCGTTGAAAACGAGTGCGCTGCCGTCGTCGAGCCTGAAGCTGACGTGATCGTGACGCGGGTCGAAACCGGCGGCGTCAAGCGCGGCGTGGCGATGGGTCAGGCTGCCACTCATGCCGAGATGAACCATCAGGAGACGCTCGTCGTGGAGTTCGATCAGCAGATACTTGGCCCGGCGTTGCACGCCAGTTATCGCGCCGCCGGCGATACTCGTAGCGAGGTCCGCGGCGACGGCGCGACGCAGGCGCGGGTCGGCGACGCTCGCGCCGACGATCGTGCGACCGACGATCGAGTGCGCGAGGATCCGCCGCAACGATTCGACCTCGGGGAGTTCAGGCATCGCGGCAATCCGGCGGGCGTGCGGCGTCGCCCAGCGCCCGCGCCAACCTGACGAAGTCGGCAACGGCCAACATCCCGGGCCGCGCTGACGGCTCGATCGCCACGCGGGCCAGAGCCTCTTCGGCGACGCCTAGTCGCAGCCGCAGTCCGGTCGCGAGCGAGTTGCGGATCGTCTTGCGCGGCGTGGAAAAGCTCGCGCGAATAGTGGTCAGAATCGCCTGCTCCTCAGATTCGCTGGCGAATAATTGATCAGCGCTCGGCGAGAAAACCAGAACTTCAGCATCGACCTTGGGCCGCGGATGGAAATTGCCGGCGGCCACGCGAAAATGATCAATCACCTCCCAGTAGAGCGCCGTATAGACGCTGAGTGCGCCGTACTGGGAGGTGCGCGGTCGCGCGCGAATACGCTCGGCGACCTCGCGCTGAAACATCAAGACCATACGCGTGATAAGCGGACGAGACGCGCACAGCCGCTCGAGGATCGCGGCGGCGGCGTTAAACGGCAGGTTGCCGATTACCTTGAACCTGCGGTCATCGAACTCGTGAGCATCCGTGACGGCTTTTCGGTCCTCAGCGAGCGCTTTGAGGTCGGTGCGTAGAAAATCTTCGTTAATCACGATGATGCGGGAATCCGCGACGAAACGCGCGGCCAGCGGCGCGGCGAGACGCGGATCAAGCTCAATCAAGGTCAGCCGCGCGAGGGGATGACGCGCGATCGCGTCGCTCAGGATTCCGAGTCCGGGCCCAATCTCGACGACCCGATTATTCGGGACGAGTTGCGCCGCAGCGACAATCCGCTCAGCGAGGCGCGCCTGCACCAGGAAGTTCTGGCCGCGCGATTTTCGCGGACGCACGCCGGCGCGCGCCAGCGCGGAGCTGGGAGCGGACGCAAGGTCCGTTGCAGGAACTGAGTTAGAGCGCAAGGTTGGCCGCGGCGTCGATCGAGAGCGCGTCGCGCTCGCCACGCAGCAGCCGATGGCTGCCGGCGAGCGCGATCATCGCGGCATTATCGGTGCAGTATTTGAAACTCGGCGCGACCATCCGGCGGCCGTCAGCCGCGGCGTCCGCGGCCAGGCACTCGCGCAGGCGTGAGTTGGCCGCGACCCCGCCAGTCAGTGCGATCGTATCCGCGTTAACTTCGCGCGCGGCCGCCAAGGTCGGCCGCACCAGCATCTCGACTACCGCCTCCTGAAAGCTCGCGGCCAAATCGGCGTGACTCAGTGTCACGCCGGCTTCACTGCGCAACAGCGTGGCGACGGCGGTCTTGACGCCGCTGAAGCTGAAGTCGAGCGGCGCGCCTTTGACCCGCGCGCGCGGAATTTTGACCCGACGCGGGTTGCCGCTACGCGCCAGGTCGTCGATTATCTTGCCGCCCGGATAACCCAGGCCCATCAACTTGGCGACCTTGTCGAAAGCCTCGCCAGCCGCATCGTCGCGGGTTGAGCCGAGCCGGCGATAGCTGCCGAAATCCTCGACCATAAACAGCGCGGTGTGACCGCCCGAAACGACCAGCGCCAGATAGGGCATCGCGACTTCATGCTCGAGCAGCGGCGCGAGCAGATGGCCCTCGATATGATTGACGCCCGCCAGCGGCAAGCCGGTCGCCTGCGCCAGTCCCTTGGCGTACATCAGGCCGACCAGCAGGGATCCGACCAGTCCGGGGCCGCGGGTTACTGCGATGCCGTCGAGATCGCCGAGCTTGCATCCGGCGGCAGCGAGGGTGCGTTCGACTACGGGCTGGATCGTAATCACGTGATTGCGCGAGGCCAGTTCCGGCACGATCCCGCCGTACGCGCGATGGATATCATCCTGGTTGGCGGCGGCGCTCGCGCGCACCATCGCGACGCCTGCGCGATCGGTTTCAATTATCGCCGCGGCGGCATCGTCGCAGGAGGATTCGATCCCGAGAATTCGCATGATCGGCAGTCTGCTATTCGTGATCCGTTTGATCAATCGATCGAAATCTGATGCTACCATAAGCGGGAGTGCAGCGAACTTCGATGAAAGCGATTCAGTTTGATCGGCTCGGTGGCCCGGAGGTGATGGAGTTGCGGGAAGTCCCCAAGCCTGCGCTCAAGCCCGGCACGGTGATCGTCAAGAATCACACGATCGCGATTAACTTCGGCGATCTCTTTTTTACGGAGGGCACTTATCTCGTGAAGCCGGTCTTTCCTGACACGCCCGGTATGGAGGCGTCGGGCGTAATCGACGCGGTGGCCGACGATGTCACGGATCTCAAGCCCGGCGCCCGCGTCGCTTATATCGGGATGGGCTCGTACGCCGAGTACACGCGGATTCGCGGAAATCGCGTAATTCCGATCCCTGACCATCTGAGCTT from Candidatus Binataceae bacterium encodes:
- the rsmA gene encoding 16S rRNA (adenine(1518)-N(6)/adenine(1519)-N(6))-dimethyltransferase RsmA, whose amino-acid sequence is MRPRKSRGQNFLVQARLAERIVAAAQLVPNNRVVEIGPGLGILSDAIARHPLARLTLIELDPRLAAPLAARFVADSRIIVINEDFLRTDLKALAEDRKAVTDAHEFDDRRFKVIGNLPFNAAAAILERLCASRPLITRMVLMFQREVAERIRARPRTSQYGALSVYTALYWEVIDHFRVAAGNFHPRPKVDAEVLVFSPSADQLFASESEEQAILTTIRASFSTPRKTIRNSLATGLRLRLGVAEEALARVAIEPSARPGMLAVADFVRLARALGDAARPPDCRDA
- the tsaD gene encoding tRNA (adenosine(37)-N6)-threonylcarbamoyltransferase complex transferase subunit TsaD, with the protein product MRILGIESSCDDAAAAIIETDRAGVAMVRASAAANQDDIHRAYGGIVPELASRNHVITIQPVVERTLAAAGCKLGDLDGIAVTRGPGLVGSLLVGLMYAKGLAQATGLPLAGVNHIEGHLLAPLLEHEVAMPYLALVVSGGHTALFMVEDFGSYRRLGSTRDDAAGEAFDKVAKLMGLGYPGGKIIDDLARSGNPRRVKIPRARVKGAPLDFSFSGVKTAVATLLRSEAGVTLSHADLAASFQEAVVEMLVRPTLAAAREVNADTIALTGGVAANSRLRECLAADAAADGRRMVAPSFKYCTDNAAMIALAGSHRLLRGERDALSIDAAANLAL